In the genome of Gadus morhua chromosome 12, gadMor3.0, whole genome shotgun sequence, one region contains:
- the LOC115555195 gene encoding uncharacterized protein LOC115555195, whose translation MEEQKDTTLADATKSVYGDSSSSSRSSSASLAAAKARAKVLAARARTTFVQKENDLLIEKARMDATLATLKLDKEIASAEAEAEALESTAAELERGSRTIISLPTQSPRERTFNYVERHSNAASESTPTDPTRQPQQRNPANVNSTRQYNQDSFDRDLNRSRQPALTNQAPSPAPDEKPHIPYPMGTHQPLSSTHPRQAPHTHYGDHTGFGEVAQFLVRRELLSSSLTKFDDQPESYWAWRSSFLNSIRGIDLTCSEELDLLTKWLGPQSSAHIKRIRAVHVNDSTQGLKMAWSRLQECYGSPEMIEKALFDRVEKFPKINSRDYPKLREIGDLLQELASAKREGYLPGLACLDTARGLNPIVEKLPWNLQEKWISKGSNYKLAHNVPFPPFTYFADFVSREALIRNDPSFSFASSAATTTKPDAADKKTRNFVSTHITDVSPVSDSDTTETSSARPDVSKQCPIHQKPHPLKHCRGFRSKHIEERKAFLKEAGICFRCCSSNKHVAKDCKTEVHCKECNSDRHISALHAGPVPWANQSPQAENGGESEPPPTVNSMCTEICGGNNGPSSCSKICFITVHPKGEPNRSVRLYAILDDQSNRSLARPEFFNLFNLESSEAPYTLRTCAGLTEMSGRRGRGFVAQPLDGNLSINLPTLIECNYIPEDRSEIPTPEVAKYHTHLNSIVEHIPPLDPEAQILLLLGRDVLQAHKVRDQRNGPNSAPYAQRLDLGWVIIGEVCLGTAHKPKHASVFRTHVLENGRHSHFSPCPNHLTVKEKLTVKTQSTNSLSELSSSPPTREAERCGYDDSLGSKIFQRTEDDNKVAPSIEDKLFIKLMDKESYIDDGNSWVAPLPFRPSRPLLPNNREQALNRFNSLCRTLGRKPEMKEHFVTFMQRIFDQDHAELAPPLTNREECWYLPTFGVYHPHKPGQIRVVFDSSAKHLGVSLNDVLLTGPDLNNSLLGVLMRFRCEQVAFTADIEQMFHSFIVREDHRNFLRFLWFRNNDPTDVVVEYRMRVHVFGNSPSPAVATYGLRRAALHGEEEFGHAAKEFVHREFYVDDALKSLPSVSQAVDLLTAARGMLAMSNLRLHKIASNCPAVMQVFPTSESKDLKDLDLETDSPPMQRSLGLNWDLSRDTFTFRVANTNRPFTRRGVLACVNSLFDPLGLVAPISIQGKLLLRELTHNTVDWDEPLPAEKETEWIAWRDSLQALESFETPRCYTSTSVSNAQRVELHIFSDASVKAIAAVAYLKVLDNSGEVHVGFVIGKAKLAPMSVHTVPRLELGAAVLAVEIAELASRELDLKFDDVRFYTDSKVVLGYIYNATRRFYVYVSNRVEHIRKFSSPNQWHYVPTGQNPADVATRPVHAALLTNTSWLTGPDFLLLPSKEDIPLGTPFSLVDPDSDAEVRSHLTTCTSPNLGSQRFERFSTWQSLIRAIATLIHITDVIRSSTTTGNKECKGWHQCSKAHTSDNLLKVKQVIIRCVQKETYPTEMSCLQQGICIPNDSSLRKLDPVLDCDGLLRIGGRLQRSSLTAEEKHPLIVPGRSHVGALLTSYYHRRVEHQGRIFTEGAIRADGIWMVGAKRCIAKLLHKCVTCNKLRGKTAEQKMADLPPDRLSTEPPL comes from the coding sequence ATGGAAGAACAAAAAGACACTACGTTAGCAGATGCTACAAAGTCTGTGTATGGTGACTCCAGCTCAAGCTCAAGGTCTTCTTCGGCTAGCCTAGCCGCAGCTAAAGCAAGGGCTAAAGTATTAGCCGCACGTGCCCGTACCACGTttgttcaaaaagaaaatgatcTACTAATAGAAAAAGCTCGTATGGACGCTACTCTTGCTACCCTAAAGCTAGACAAAGAGATTGCATCAGCAGAAGCAGAAGCCGAAGCTCTTGAGTCAACTGCAGCAGAATTGGAGAGAGGCTCCAGAACTATAATTTCTCTTCCAACTCAATCTCCACGTGAAAGAACGTTTAACTACGTTGAGCGTCATTCAAATGCAGCCTCTGAGTCTACACCTACTGACCCAACACGTCAGCCTCAACAACGTAACCCTGCTAACGTTAATAGCACAAGGCAATACAATCAAGACTCCTTCGATAGAGACCTCAACAGATCTAGGCAACCTGCCTTAACCAACCAGGCACCAAGCCCTGCTCCTGATGAAAAACCTCACATCCCCTACCCAATGGGGACACATCAGCCACTCTCGTCCACTCACCCCAGACAGGCTCCTCATACTCACTATGGTGACCATACGGGGTTCGGTGAGGTAGCTCAATTCCTTGTTCGGCGCGAACTATTGAGCTCCAGCCTTACCAAATTCGATGATCAACCTGAGAGCTACTGGGCATGGAGGTCGAGCTTCCTAAACTCCATTAGAGGAATTGATCTCACCTGCAGCGAAGAGCTCGATCTACTCACTAAATGGTTAGGCCCGCAGTCTTCAGCGCACATCAAGAGGATAAGAGCTGTCCACGTCAACGACTCAACTCAAGGCCTGAAAATGGCATGGTCTCGTCTTCAGGAGTGTTACGGCTCACCAGAGATGATCGAAAAGGCTCTCTTTGACAGAGTGGAGAAGTTTCCCAAAATCAACAGCAGGGATTATCCTAAACTAAGAGAGATTGGAGACCTGCTACAGGAGCTAGCATCGGCTAAGCGCGAGGGCTACTTACCTGGACTTGCTTGCTTGGACACAGCTAGAGGTCTGAACCCCATAGTGGAAAAATTACCATGGAACCTCCAAGAAAAGTGGATTTCTAAGGGGAGTAACTACAAGTTAGCGCACAACGTGCCCTTCCCACCTTTCACCTACTTTGCTGACTTCGTCTCCAGAGAGGCCCTCATCCGCAACGACCCAAGCTTCTCTTTTGCCAGTTCAGCTGCTACAACAACTAAGCCAGACGCTGCAGATAAGAAGACAAGAAACTTCGTATCCACCCATATAACGGATGTCTCTCCGGTTTCCGACTCCGACACAACAGAGACTTCCAGTGCTAGGCCTGATGTCAGTAAACAGTGCCCCATCCACCAAAAGCCTCACCCCCTCAAACATTGTAGAGGCTTTCGATCCAAACATATCGAAGAACGCAAGGCATTTCTCAAAGAAGCTGGTATATGTTTTCGATGTTGTTCTTCAAACAAACACGTTGCCAAAGATTGCAAAACAGAAGTGCACTGTAAGGAGTGCAACAGTGACAGGCATATATCGGCTCTTCACGCTGGGCCAGTTCCTTGGGCTAACCAGTCCCCTCAGGCAGAGAACGGCGGGGAGTCGGAACCTCCTCCTACAGTGAACTCCATGTGTACCGAGATCTGTGGAGGAAACAACGGACCTAGCTCCTGCTCTAAAATTTGCTTCATCACAGTGCATCCTAAGGGAGAACCAAACAGGTCAGTGAGACTCTACGCCATTCTTGATGACCAGAGCAACCGGTCACTCGCCAGGCCAGAGTTCTTCAACCTCTTTAACCTTGAAAGCTCAGAAGCTCCCTACACATTACGTACGTGTGCCGGTCTCACTGAAATGTCAGGTAGGAGAGGCAGAGGCTTTGTCGCACAACCTTTGGATGGAAATCTCAGTATAAATCTTCCGACACTCATTGAATGCAACTACATTCCTGAAGACAGGTCCGAGATACCTACTCCAGAAGTAGCAAAATATCACACTCACCTCAATTCCATTGTTGAACACATTCCTCCGCTTGACCCAGAGGCTCAGATCCTTCTTCTCCTTGGGCGTGATGTCCTACAGGCTCACAAGGTACGAGACCAGCGCAACGGACCTAATAGCGCACCATATGCCCAACGCTTGGATCTTGGTTGGGTCATCATCGGTGAGGTCTGCCTAGGCACAGCTCACAAACCCAAACATGCAAGTGTGTTCCGCACTCACGTTCTGGAGAACGGCCGCCATTCACACTTCTCACCCTGTCCGAACCATCTCACAGTTAAGGAGAAACTCACCGTGAAGACCCAAAGCACCAACAGTCTCTCTGAACTGTCAAGCTCACCACCGACTCGCGAAGCAGAGAGATGCGGTTACGATGACTCCTTGGGAAGCAAGATATTCCAACGCACCGAAGATGACAACAAGGTCGCTCCCTCTATTGAAGACAAGCTGTTCATCAAGTTAATGGATAAAGAGAGCTACATCGACGACGGCAACAGCTGGGTAGCCCCACTTCCGTTCCGCCCGTCAAGACCACTTCTGCCTAACAATAGAGAGCAAGCTCTGAATCGTTTCAACTCTCTTTGTCGTACGCTTGGAAGAAAGCCGGAGATGAAGGAGCATTTTGTCACCTTCATGCAACGTATCTTCGATCAAGATCATGCAGAGCTCGCTCCTCCGTTGACTAACAGAGAGGAGTGCTGGTACCTCCCCACATTCGGAGTGTATCACCCCCACAAACCAGGTCAAATCAGAGTTGTGTTTGACTCCAGCGCCAAACATCTTGGAGTGTCTCTGAACGACGTGTTGTTGACCGGACCAGATCTTAACAACAGTTTGCTGGGAGTTCTGATGCGTTTTCGATGTGAACAGGTTGCCTTCACCGCCGACATCGAACAGATGTTCCATAGTTTCATCGTGAGAGAAGATCACAGGAACTTTCTTAGGTTCCTATGGTTCAGGAACAACGACCCTACGGACGTGGTTGTAGAATACCGGATGCGGGTCCATGTGTTTGGCAACAGTCCGTCTCCAGCGGTAGCGACCTACGGCCTCAGACGAGCTGCTCTACACGGAGAAGAGGAGTTTGGTCACGCAGCGAAAGAGTTCGTACATAGAGAGTTCTATGTAGACGATGCCCTCAAATCTCTGCCCTCTGTGTCTCAAGCGGTCGACCTACTTACAGCAGCACGAGGTATGCTAGCAATGTCCAACCTACGTCTCCACAAGATTGCGTCCAACTGTCCAGCAGTTATGCAAGTGTTTCCAACCTCTGAGTCCAAGGACTTGAAGGACCTCGACCTGGAAACTGACTCTCCACCGATGCAGCGCAGCCTAGGATTGAATTGGGACCTGAGCAGAGATACGTTCACTTTTCGGGTCGCCAACACCAATAGACCCTTCACACGTAGAGGTGTGCTCGCTTGTGTGAACAGTTTGTTCGATCCACTTGGCCTGGTGGCACCGATCTCCATACAAGGAAAGCTCCTTCTGAGAGAACTCACCCACAACACCGTCGATTGGGACGAGCCGCTCCCTGCTGAAAAGGAAACCGAGTGGATTGCTTGGAGGGATTCACTACAAGCCCTTGAAAGCTTTGAGACTCCTCGTTGCTACACAAGCACATCTGTTTCCAACGCCCAGCGCGTGGAGCTACACATCTTTTCAGACGCTTCTGTGAAGGCCATTGCTGCAGTAGCTTACCTCAAGGTGCTAGACAACAGCGGCGAAGTCCATGTAGGATTCGTCATAGGAAAGGCAAAGTTAGCTCCGATGTCAGTCCATACAGTCCCGCGGCTTGAACTGGGAGCAGCAGTCCTGGCGGTTGAGATAGCAGAATTGGCTTCAAGAGAGTTGGATCTGAAGTTTGATGATGTGCGGTTCTATACAGACAGCAAGGTTGTGCTTGGGTACATTTATAACGCAACCCGCCGGTTCTACGTGTATGTCAGTAACAGGGTAGAACACATCAGGAAGTTCTCAAGCCCCAACCAGTGGCACTACGTGCCCACCGGCCAGAACCCAGCAGACGTAGCAACCAGACCAGTACATGCAGCACTGCTCACCAACACGAGCTGGCTCACCGGGCCTGACTTTCTGCTGCTACCGTCTAAAGAAGACATCCCACTGGGAACACCTTTCAGCCTTGTGGACCCAGACTCTGACGCAGAAGTGCGATCTCACCTAACCACATGCACCAGCCCAAACCTGGGCTCTCAGCGGTTTGAACGGTTTTCAACATGGCAGTCTCTCATCAGAGCCATAGCCACACTCATCCACATCACAGACGTCATCAGATCCAGCACTACAACTGGAAACAAAGAATGTAAAGGCTGGCATCAATGttcaaaagcacacacatccGACAATCTGTTGAAGGTAAAACAGGTCATCATTCGATGTGTTCAAAAAGAAACCTATCCCACTGAGATGTCCTGTCTGCAGCAAGGGATATGCATTCCTAACGACAGTTCACTGAGGAAGTTGGATCCTGTTCTCGATTGTGACGGACTCTTGAGAATCGGTGGCCGGCTTCAACGCTCAAGTCTTACCGCGGAGGAGAAACACCCTCTCATTGTCCCTGGTCGCAGCCACGTCGGCGCTCTACTTACCAGCTACTACCACAGGAGAGTCGAACACCAGGGCCGGATCTTCACGGAGGGAGCTATACGTGCAGATGGCATTTGGATGGTCGGAGCCAAGAGGTGCATCGCAAAGCTTCTACACAAGTGTGTCACGTGTAACAAACTCAGAGGTAAAACAGCAGAGCAAAAGATGGCCGACCTCCCTCCAGATCGTCTAAGTACAGAGCCTCCTTTGTGA